Proteins encoded in a region of the Deltaproteobacteria bacterium genome:
- the purE gene encoding 5-(carboxyamino)imidazole ribonucleotide mutase, with protein MANPLVGIIMGSKTDLEVLNGAVEILKEFGIEHEVRVLSAHRTPEQVLEWSSSAESRGLEVLIAGAGGAAHLPGVVAAKTVLPVLGVPVPSTTLGGADALLSIVQMPKGIPVGTLAIGKSGAANAALLAIAILSGKRPDLRERLRAWRKKRAEEVLQADKSVSGS; from the coding sequence ATGGCGAATCCCCTCGTCGGCATCATCATGGGCAGCAAGACCGACCTCGAGGTGCTGAATGGCGCCGTCGAGATCCTGAAGGAGTTCGGCATCGAGCACGAGGTGCGCGTGCTCTCCGCGCATCGGACGCCAGAGCAAGTGCTGGAATGGTCGTCCAGCGCCGAGAGTCGCGGGCTCGAAGTGCTCATTGCCGGGGCCGGCGGAGCGGCACACTTGCCCGGGGTGGTCGCGGCGAAGACGGTGCTGCCGGTTCTCGGCGTGCCCGTGCCGTCCACCACGCTGGGCGGCGCCGACGCGCTCCTTTCGATCGTGCAGATGCCGAAGGGGATTCCGGTAGGCACGCTCGCCATCGGAAAGTCCGGAGCAGCGAATGCCGCGCTGCTTGCCATCGCCATCCTCTCCGGAAAGCGTCCCGACTTGCGCGAGCGCCTGCGCGCCTGGCGGAAGAAGCGCGCCGAAGAAGTGCTCCAGGCGGACAAGTCCGTCAGCGGATCTTGA
- a CDS encoding alpha/beta hydrolase codes for MNHRLLNVRGLKLHCVERGEGELTLMLHGWLDHAGSFDLLAPLLPGRTVAMDFRGHGDSQWVGPGGFYHFVEYIADLDGALEVLSPQEPVRIVGHSMGAAAALIYAALRPGRVSHLTMIDAVPLSISTEEVPARLGSYLEDLRQMPRKRRRVDSVADAAQRLMRNNGSLSETAARLLAHGGVSPDPEQDNALAWKWDPLLRAHSPLPIVEPVVQLVCTQATVPVLLLRGERGMLPQESELRARFPKLKMSAHTVAGTGHHAHVDAPQAVARLITAAWTR; via the coding sequence GTGAACCACCGCTTGCTCAACGTCCGTGGCTTGAAGCTCCACTGCGTCGAACGCGGCGAGGGCGAGCTGACGCTGATGCTGCACGGCTGGCTCGATCACGCCGGCTCCTTCGACCTGCTCGCGCCCCTGCTGCCCGGTCGGACCGTCGCGATGGATTTCCGCGGGCACGGTGATTCGCAGTGGGTCGGGCCGGGCGGCTTCTATCACTTCGTCGAGTACATCGCCGACCTGGACGGCGCCCTCGAGGTCCTCTCGCCGCAGGAACCGGTACGCATCGTCGGGCATTCGATGGGCGCGGCGGCGGCATTGATCTATGCAGCGCTCCGGCCGGGTCGAGTGTCGCATCTGACGATGATCGACGCGGTGCCGCTGAGCATCTCCACCGAGGAGGTGCCGGCGCGCCTCGGCAGCTACCTCGAGGACCTGCGGCAGATGCCGCGCAAGCGGCGCCGCGTCGACTCGGTCGCAGATGCCGCGCAGAGGCTGATGCGCAACAATGGCTCACTTTCCGAAACGGCGGCGCGGCTGCTCGCGCACGGCGGCGTCAGTCCAGATCCCGAACAGGACAACGCGCTGGCCTGGAAGTGGGACCCGCTCCTGCGCGCGCACTCGCCGCTTCCCATCGTAGAGCCGGTCGTCCAGCTCGTCTGCACGCAGGCGACGGTGCCTGTCCTGCTGCTTCGGGGAGAAAGAGGAATGCTCCCGCAGGAATCGGAACTGCGGGCCCGTTTCCCGAAATTGAAAATGTCCGCCCACACCGTCGCCGGCACGGGGCATCACGCGCATGTCGATGCGCCCCAAGCAGTCGCTCGCCTGATCACCGCGGCGTGGACGCGCTGA